The following are encoded together in the Solenopsis invicta isolate M01_SB chromosome 14, UNIL_Sinv_3.0, whole genome shotgun sequence genome:
- the LOC105201112 gene encoding sodium-coupled monocarboxylate transporter 1 codes for MVAVPERGYFHWIDWLVFAFMLLVSAAAGLWHFKRAQKSSTQDYLLGGRNLGLFPVSASLVASFISGVTILGTPAEIYNFGTQYWITIISILFSGIVVATVYLPVFTTLQLNSVYEYLEIRFNRPVRILISFIFVLDVILYQSIVVYVPALALNQVSDINIHLIGSIMCIVCVFYTVLGGIRAVVWTDALQVGVMIAAVITVTALGTYQMGASEIWSRAMDAGRVEFLNFDPSPYTRHTVWTVLIGSWLYCTAYIAVNQTMVQRYKSLKSTKISQLSIAIFTVSIMVFISICCWCGLVLLAWWSPPKCDPRVTGLITADDQLLPAYVMEIARHLHGIPGLFISGIFGAALSSLSVGFNSTSVVILEDFVKGCFKMKPNERCSTIFVKTLVIVFGLLALCLVFLIEKLGGVLSVTNSLAAIAAGTSFGVFTLGILFPWANSKGALIGAIAGFILAGWVSFGSNAVIGSGLVRPKKLPVPHCAGNVSQHVLRQFEWINDDDVFPLYRLSYHWVAPIGTLVVLVVGGIVTWMTGARDPSSIDRNLLSPVIHRWLPQQKCRDEVDGSCEPVITDPQISMNLLSAIRRKSQLDIL; via the exons ATGGTAGCTGTGCCGGAAAGAGGATACTTTCATTGGATCGATTGGCTGGTGTTTGCATTTATGCTCCTCGTGTCTGCCGCAGCCGGCTTATGGCACTTCAAAAGGGCGCAAAAGTCGAGCACGCAGGACTACCTGCTTGGAGGAAGGAACTTGGGACTCTTTCCCGTGTCCGCTTCCCTCGTTGCCAG CTTCATATCAGGCGTGACGATCTTGGGCACTCCGGCGGAGATCTACAACTTCGGCACGCAATATTGGATCACCATCATCTCGATTCTTTTCTCCGGCATCGTGGTCGCCACTGTGTATCTTCCTGTCTTTACCACTCTGCAACTCAACTCCGTTTACGAG TATTTGGAAATTCGATTCAACCGACCCGTGCGGATTCTGatctcttttattttcgttCTTGACGTG ATTCTCTACCAATCAATTGTGGTCTATGTCCCGGCGCTGGCGTTAAATCAAG TGAGCGACATCAATATACATTTGATTGGAAGCATTATGTGCATCGTCTGCGTTTTTTATACCGTTCTG GGTGGTATTCGAGCAGTGGTTTGGACAGATGCGTTACAAGTCGGCGTGATGATAGCCGCAGTTATCACTGTTACCGCTCTAGGGACCTATCAAATGGGAGCGTCTGAGATCTGGTCCAGGGCCATGGATGCCGGTCGCGTCGAATTTCTCAA CTTCGATCCATCGCCCTACACGAGGCACACCGTTTGGACTGTACTGATTGGTTCTTGGTTGTATTGTACCGCGTATATCGCCGTCAATCAAACTATGGTGCAACGATACAAATCGTTAAAAAGTACGAAAATATCTCAATT ATCCATCGCGATATTTACCGTCAGCATAATGGTGTTTATTTCAATATGCTGCTGGTGCGGACTGGTCCTTCTCGCTTGGTGGTCGCCACCGAAATGCGATCCAAGAGTTACCGGCTTAATTACGGCTGACGATCAGCTATTGCCGGCTTACGTCATGGAAATCGCCCGTCATTTGCACGGGATACCTGGCCTCTTTATTTCCGGAATTTTTGGCGCGGCGCTCAG TTCATTATCAGTGGGCTTCAATTCGACGTCCGTTGTGATCCTGGAGGACTTCGTCAAAGGTTGCTTTAAAATGAAGCCTAACGAACGCTGTTCCACGATTTTCGTAAAAACCCTAGTCATCGTATTCGGTTTGCTGGCGCTGTGCTTGGTATTCTTGATCGAGAAACTAGGGGGAGTTTTATCC GTGACGAATAGTTTGGCCGCAATCGCTGCCGGGACTTCCTTCGGCGTTTTCACTCTGGGAATCTTATTTCCATGGGCAAATTCCAAG GGTGCCCTTATCGGTGCCATTGCAGGCTTCATACTGGCTGGATGGGTCAGTTTTGGTTCGAATGCGGTTATTGGTTCTGGTCTCGTGAGGCCGAAGAAACTTCCAGTTCCGCATTGCGCGGGAAACGTCAGTCAGCACGTCTTAAGGCAATTCGAATGGATCAA cgacgacgacgtcttCCCATTGTATCGGCTGTCCTACCACTGGGTTGCTCCTATTGGCACGCTGGTGGTACTTGTGGTAGGTGGAATCGTTACCTGGATGACAGGTGCGCGAGATCCCTCATCGATCGACAGGAATTTGCTCTCTCCCGTAATTCATAG GTGGCTACCGCAACAAAAATGTCGAGATGAGGTGGATGGATCGTGCGAGCCAGTAATAACTGATCCGCAAATATCGATGAATTTATTATCGGCTATTCGACGAAAATCGCAActagatattttgtaa